TATAACATGTACCTCCGAAAATATCCACAAGCACCCGACGCCGACAGCATCGCCTACACGCGCGCCGAACACCTATCATATCTCAACCGCACATCAGAAGCCCTCACCGCCTTCCGCGAATTCTCCAAAAAATACCCCAACAGCCCGCTCGGCACACAGGCGGATCAGGCTGTAGGCGACCTCCTCTATCAAACGGAAAAATACGCCCAGGCCATCGCCGCGTACCAGCGCGTACCAGAACCTGCGCGCAACGAAACCATGGCCGCCCGCGAAGTCCTGAGCCTCTACCGCCTCCGGCGCGTTGGCGAAGCCAACAAAGCCGCGGGCCAATTCAAAAAAACCTATAAAACGGCAACCGAATGGATCGCCCGCTTCGAAGTCGAAAAAGGCAGATATCAACTCGCCGTCAAAAACCCCAAAAAAGCGCGACAAATCTTTCAAGACATCGCCAAAAAATACGCCAGAACCGAAGCAGAAGCCGACGCGCGCTATTACATCATCCGCGCCTATCGCGACGAAGGACCCGACAAAGACGGCAACAACGACCCCTATCTCAACGCACTCACCACCTTCATAAAAAATTATCCCGACAGCCCGCACTGGGTAGATGCCAACCTCGAACTCGCCGCATTTTGGGAACGCAACGAAGAATACAACCTCTCTGCACGCGCATATCGCAACGCCATTGAAAAAGGCGTCGCCAAATCCGAAAAACCCGGCATCCTCCACAAACTCGCAAAAAATTACAGCAACCTCAACGCCTATGACCTCGCCATCAACTTTGCGCGCCAACTCATCCGAGAATTTCCCCAGGACCGCCTCGCCCTGGACGCCCGCATCGACATCGGCACCATATATCTCCCCAACAAAGGCGCCCACGAACAAGCCATTGCAGAACTTCGGCCCCTGCTCAAACTCGTGACCGAAGAAAACGAAAAAGCCAACATCCAATACGCCATTGCAGAAAACTATTTTGAAATGGCCGACTATGCCAACGCACTCCGAGAATTTTTGATCATGCGCTACAACCAGAACGCGGGGGTCATGTGGATCGTATCCGCACAAATGAAAGTCGCAGAATGCTATGCGGCACAAAACAATATTGAACAAGCCTTACAAGAACTCGAAGCCATCAAACGCAGCCACGGCGTGGCCAGCATGTACGGCATTGGCGCGGAAAAGCTCATTCAACAAATAAAAGCACAACGACAATAACCATGCCCACCGACCAAAAAGAAGCCCTCATCATCGTCGAACAGCCCACCGAACTGGGCCGGGACCTGCGCGCTGCACTCGAAGAACTCGGCTGGCAAACCCTCGTCACCAACAGCGTGAGACCCGCCAGAAAACTCCTCTCAGAAAACCCGTTTGACCTCCTCATCCTGGACGAAACCACATTGCCCGAAGTGCAACTGGCCGACATATTATCCGACCGACCTGAAAAAATCCCCATCTTCGTCATCACCACACAAGGCGGCACGCAACTCCAAACAACCTTAGATCCCGATGTCCTGCTCTCCTATCCACTCATCCCCGTAGAATTGCAGGACGCCCTGACGCAAAAACGCACCCCGCCCGACACCGCCATCCTGGGCCGCTCAGACACCATGCAACAAATCCGGGAAAGCATCGCACAAATCGCGCCCACCCCCGTCAGCGTACTCATCACCGGAGAAAGCGGCTCGGGGAAAAACCTCATCGCCGAAGCCATCCACCGGCAAAGCGCGCGCAGCGACCAACCATTTCTCATCATCAACTGCGGCGCAATCCCCGAAACCCTCCTCGAAAGCGAACTCTTCGGCCACGAAAAAGGCGCATTTACCGACGCGCGCACACAGCGATCCGGCATCTTTGAAGCCGCCAACCGCGGCACCGTCTTCCTCGATGAAATCGGCGAAATGTCCCTCTCTGCACAGGTGCGCTTATTGCGCGTCCTCGACGCCAGAGAAGTCACCCGCCTGGGCAGCACCGCCCCAATAGCTGTTGACGTCCGCGTCATAGCCGCCACCAATCGCAACCTGCAACAAGCCGTTGCCGAAGGCAAATTTCGGCAAGACCTCTACCAGCGCCTTCGCGTCATAGAAATCGAAATGCCCCCCCTGCGCGCCCATCCCCAGGACATCCCCCTCATCGCGCAAAACATCATCCAAAAACAAAGCGACGAACTGAGCATGCCCCCCATAGAATTCGCACCCGACGCGATGAACGCACTCCAGCAATACCACTGGCCGGGCAATGTCCGAGAACTCATCAACCTCATCGAACGCCTCATGGTCCTATCCAAAACCCGACACATAACCGCCGCGGACCTCGCGCAGTTCCTCGACACATCCCCGGTGGCAGAACCCTCTTACCTGCCCGTCCTCGCGGGCAAAACACCTGCAGAATCCGATCGCGACCTGCTCTACTGGGCCATACTCGAAGTCGCCAAAGACGTCAAAGAACTCAAAGCCTATATCATGCAAAGCATGCAAACGCCTGTACAAAATACACCAACACCCGTACTCCCCATCTATGACACACCCATAGAAGACACGGAAATCAGAGAAACCGACGCAGGTGCAGGTTTAAAACCTGCACCTGCTACCGAAGAAGACATACGCCCCTTGCGAGAACTCGAACGCGAAGCCATCGCCAATGCCCTGCGCGTAACCGGAGGCCACCGCGAACGCACGGCAAAACTACTCGGCATGGCCGTGCGCACGTTGTATCGGAAGATCGATCAATACGATTTGTAGAATTTCTCGGAACCATCCAACAGGGTCGTGGGTCTAACCGTCAAAATTCTTAATTCCAAATTCCAAAAGGAGTTACCCGCCATGACACACCGCACCATCGCGCTATTGGGCCTCATCGCACTGCTATTGTCCCCCGCCCATACGGGCGAAGCCGCACTCACACCCGAAGAAAAACAGGCCATTGCCCAAATCAAAGCTTATAACACCGCCTTCAAAGCCATTGCCAAAGAAGTCACCCCATCGGTCGTGACCATCAACGTCACCCTCAGTGCAGAGGACATGCCTCGCCGCCGCGGCTTCCCCTTCCCCTTTGACTTCGAAGAAAGGCCAAACCCGAGAAACCGAAGACCACAGCCCATGCCAGACCCACAAACCACGGGATCGGGCATCGTCATAACTGCCGACGGCTATATCCTCACCAACCACCACGTCGCGGGTGACGCCGAAAAACTCACCGTCACCTTCAGCGACAACCGCGAATACGACGCCGAACTCGTCGGCTCTGACCCGCGCACCGACATCGCCGTCATCAAAATTGACGCCACGGGACTAAAACCCGCAACCATAGGCAAATCAGACGCCGTTGAAATAGGCGAATGGGTACTCGCCGTAGGCGCGCCCCTCAACCTCAAATCCACAGTCACAGCCGGCATCGTAAGCGCCGTTGGCCGCGACATCAACATCATTCGCGACCAGCAGGGCTTGAGCATCGAAGACTTCATCCAGACCGACGCCGCCATCAACCCGGGCAACTCGGGCGGTGCCCTCGTCAACCTCAACGGCGAAGTCATCGGCGTCAACACAGCCATCGCCACATCCAACCGATCCTTCATCGGCTATGGCTTTGCAGTACCCATAGACCTCGCCAAAAAAGTAATGGACGACATCGTTGCACACGGCAAAGTCAAACGCGGTTATATCGGCATCAACCTCGGTTCCGTAGATGCGGGAACAGCAGAGGCTTTTGGACTTGACCGTCCCAAAGGCGTACTCATCAACGATGTCCTGGCCAATACCCCGGCCGCAAAAGCCAACCTCAAAGAAGGCGACATCGTCCTCTCAGTAGATGGCCAACCCGTCAATCGACCCAACCACCTCCAGAGCCTGGTCGCCCGCAAACACCCGGGCGACACCGTAACACTCGCCATCAGGCGCAACACCGAAAACTTGACCATCCGCGTCACTCTGGGCGAACGCCTACCCGAAGACCTGGCCAGCGCTGATGACGCGCCCGAAAAAGAACGAGAAAATGCATCCGTCTCAGAAATCGGCCTCACCGTCCACGACATCACCGCGAAAACAATCGCAGAATACGGCATCGCTGAAAACACCACAGGTGTAGTCGTCACCGACGTCTCCCGCGAAGCGCGCAACGCCGGCTTCAGCGAAGGCGACATCATCTTTGGCGTGCGTCAAAGCCCCTTTCAGCAAGACATCAAAACAGTACACGACTTTGAAACTGCCGTATCCAAACTCAAAAAAGGGAAAAACGCCGCATTTTCAGTCATCATGCGCGATGGTCGCCGTCGCTTCCTATCCCTCAAAATATAAGGATCCAAGTAATGAGCACCTCTGAAGCGCGGCTCGTGATAGCCGCCAGCGAAACCGACGCCGACATGTACTACGCCACGCGCTTCCTCGCGCCCGACCCCTTCATCTTCTTTCAAATCGGCGAAGAAAAACACCTCCTCATGTCCGACCTGGAACGCGACCGCGCCCGCGCGCAAGCCCAGGTCGATCATGTACTCTCCCTATCCGAATACCAGGAAAAAGCAAAAAAAAATAACGAAGAACCCTCTCAAATCGATGCCTTACACGAAGTCCTGCAGGAAAAAAACATCACCCACCTGAACGTCCCCCGCGCCTTTGCCATAGCCACGGCAGACGACCTGCGCGAACGCGGATACACCGTGGCATTTCCAGAAGGCGCGTATTGGCCCGACCGGGAAATCAAAACCCCTCGAGAAATCGAATACATCCGCGAAGCACAACAACACACCGAAGCCGCAATGGACGCCGCCATAACCCTCATCCGCAACTCGGAAATCCGCGGCGACACTCTCTACCACAACGGCGAACCCCTCACCTCGGAACGCGTCAAACGCGACATAAATTTTCTCCTCCTCGAACGCGACTACACAGCCGGTCACACCATCGTCGCCGGTGGCGACCAGGCCTGCGACCCCCACAACGAAGGCAGCGGACCCCTGCACGCGCACCAATCCATCATCATCGACATCTTCCCCCGCTCAAACACCACTGGCTACTTCGCCGACCTCACCCGCACCGTCGTCAAAGGCGAACCCTCTGCCGACCTCCAGAACATCTACGACGCGGTCCTCGCCGGACAAAACCTCGTCCTCGACAGCATCCGCGCAGACGCAGACGGCCAGGACATCCATCGGGCACTCACCGAACTATTTGAAAACCGCAACTTCGAAACCGGCAACATAGACGGCCGCATGCAGGGCTTCTTCCACGGCACCGGTCACGGCCTGGGCCTCGAAATCCACGAACCCCCGCGCATCGGCAAAACCCCGGACACCCTCCGCGCCGGGCACATCGTCACCGTTGAACCGGGCCTCTACTACCCGGGCCGGGGCGCCGTGCGCATCGAAGACCTCGCCGTCGTCACCGAAGACGGACTCGAAAACCTGACGACCTATCCGAAATTTCTCGAAGTATAATACAGTTAGATAGGGCAAACCATGCCTATAAACCAGATACAAATTGCCCCAGAACTGGAACGCGCGTTGCAGCGGTTTCTCGATTCTGTGACGCTGGAGCGCGGGTTGTCGGATAATACGGCAAGTGCATATCAACGCGATTTGAACAGGTATTTGACGCTGTTGACGGATTTGGGGATTGATGCGCCGGATGAGATTTCTCAGGCAGAGGTGTCCGCGCTGTTGAATTTGCTTTCGGAGATGGGGCTGGAGGCGTCGAGTGTGGCGCGCAATTTGACGGCGGTGCGGATGTTTCACAGGTTTTTGTTGGGAGAAGGTCTCGCGCGTCGAGATCCGACAGAGCATTTGAAGCCGCCTAAGTTGGGGCGAAAGCTGCCGTCGGTGTTGAATATTTACGAGGTTGAGCGGTTGATGTTGGCGCCGGATGTGGAGACGCCCTTAGGGTTGCGCGATCGCGCGCTTATAGAGATGCTTTATGGGGCGGGGCTGCGGGTGTCGGAGTTGATCGGGTTGTCGCTGACGGATTTGCTGTTTGACGTGGAGGTGGTTCGGGTGCTGGGCAAGGGTGGGCGCGAGCGGGTGGTGCCGATTGGGTCAGAGGGTATTGAGTGGGTGACGGCGTATTTGGATGCGGTGCGCCCAGGTCTGGCTAAGCCGCGTACGGGGTCAGAGGTGTTTTTGAATTTTCGCGGTGGTCCATTTTCGCGGATGGGCGTGTGGAAGTTGCTGAGGCAATACGTGGTGCTGGCGGGGTTGGAGAAGAAGGTGAGTCCGCATACGCTGCGGCATTCTTTTGCGACGCATTTGCTGGAGGGGGGTGCAGATTTGCGGGCAGTGCAGGAGATGCTGGGGCACGCGGATATTTCAACGACGCAGATTTATACCCATGTGGATCGGGAGTATTTGAAGGAGGTCCACCGGACGTTTCATCCGAGAGCTTAAAGGCGGTTGAGGATATCGCGTTGACAAAACACGTAGAACTGAATATACTATCTTTGCACACAGAAAGGACGCATTATGAACGTTCTCACCATTGAAAGCCGTGTCGCAGCCCTTGAAGCGATCGTTGAGCAGATCAACCACCGATTGAATAGCATCGACAATCGATTGAACAACATGGACAACCGTTTTACGAATATCGAGAATCGAATCAACAGCAACTTTAAGTGGACAGTCGGCTTATTGATTACAGTTCTCCTTACCAATATCGGAACGGCTATCACCATCATTTTGACGCTGAATAAAACTTAACCTTCAGGGCGAGGCATGCCTCGCCCCTACACCTTCCTCAACCCCTCACAAATCACCTCCGCCAGCCTCATCCCCACCCCCTCAACCTCTGCCACCTCTTCAACCTCTGCCTCTCGAATCCGCTTCACCGAACCAAAATGCTTCAACAGAGCGACGCGACGCGACGGACCCACCCCGGGAATTTCGTCAAGCTCCGACGTCAGCGTCCGCTTATCGCGCAACTTGCGGTGATATGCAATCGCAAAACGGTGCGACTCATCGCGCAACATCTGCAACAACTTC
This portion of the Gemmatimonadota bacterium genome encodes:
- a CDS encoding sigma-54 dependent transcriptional regulator produces the protein MPTDQKEALIIVEQPTELGRDLRAALEELGWQTLVTNSVRPARKLLSENPFDLLILDETTLPEVQLADILSDRPEKIPIFVITTQGGTQLQTTLDPDVLLSYPLIPVELQDALTQKRTPPDTAILGRSDTMQQIRESIAQIAPTPVSVLITGESGSGKNLIAEAIHRQSARSDQPFLIINCGAIPETLLESELFGHEKGAFTDARTQRSGIFEAANRGTVFLDEIGEMSLSAQVRLLRVLDAREVTRLGSTAPIAVDVRVIAATNRNLQQAVAEGKFRQDLYQRLRVIEIEMPPLRAHPQDIPLIAQNIIQKQSDELSMPPIEFAPDAMNALQQYHWPGNVRELINLIERLMVLSKTRHITAADLAQFLDTSPVAEPSYLPVLAGKTPAESDRDLLYWAILEVAKDVKELKAYIMQSMQTPVQNTPTPVLPIYDTPIEDTEIRETDAGAGLKPAPATEEDIRPLRELEREAIANALRVTGGHRERTAKLLGMAVRTLYRKIDQYDL
- a CDS encoding Do family serine endopeptidase, translating into MTHRTIALLGLIALLLSPAHTGEAALTPEEKQAIAQIKAYNTAFKAIAKEVTPSVVTINVTLSAEDMPRRRGFPFPFDFEERPNPRNRRPQPMPDPQTTGSGIVITADGYILTNHHVAGDAEKLTVTFSDNREYDAELVGSDPRTDIAVIKIDATGLKPATIGKSDAVEIGEWVLAVGAPLNLKSTVTAGIVSAVGRDINIIRDQQGLSIEDFIQTDAAINPGNSGGALVNLNGEVIGVNTAIATSNRSFIGYGFAVPIDLAKKVMDDIVAHGKVKRGYIGINLGSVDAGTAEAFGLDRPKGVLINDVLANTPAAKANLKEGDIVLSVDGQPVNRPNHLQSLVARKHPGDTVTLAIRRNTENLTIRVTLGERLPEDLASADDAPEKERENASVSEIGLTVHDITAKTIAEYGIAENTTGVVVTDVSREARNAGFSEGDIIFGVRQSPFQQDIKTVHDFETAVSKLKKGKNAAFSVIMRDGRRRFLSLKI
- a CDS encoding Xaa-Pro peptidase family protein, with translation MSTSEARLVIAASETDADMYYATRFLAPDPFIFFQIGEEKHLLMSDLERDRARAQAQVDHVLSLSEYQEKAKKNNEEPSQIDALHEVLQEKNITHLNVPRAFAIATADDLRERGYTVAFPEGAYWPDREIKTPREIEYIREAQQHTEAAMDAAITLIRNSEIRGDTLYHNGEPLTSERVKRDINFLLLERDYTAGHTIVAGGDQACDPHNEGSGPLHAHQSIIIDIFPRSNTTGYFADLTRTVVKGEPSADLQNIYDAVLAGQNLVLDSIRADADGQDIHRALTELFENRNFETGNIDGRMQGFFHGTGHGLGLEIHEPPRIGKTPDTLRAGHIVTVEPGLYYPGRGAVRIEDLAVVTEDGLENLTTYPKFLEV
- the xerD gene encoding site-specific tyrosine recombinase XerD, with amino-acid sequence MPINQIQIAPELERALQRFLDSVTLERGLSDNTASAYQRDLNRYLTLLTDLGIDAPDEISQAEVSALLNLLSEMGLEASSVARNLTAVRMFHRFLLGEGLARRDPTEHLKPPKLGRKLPSVLNIYEVERLMLAPDVETPLGLRDRALIEMLYGAGLRVSELIGLSLTDLLFDVEVVRVLGKGGRERVVPIGSEGIEWVTAYLDAVRPGLAKPRTGSEVFLNFRGGPFSRMGVWKLLRQYVVLAGLEKKVSPHTLRHSFATHLLEGGADLRAVQEMLGHADISTTQIYTHVDREYLKEVHRTFHPRA